From a region of the Pseudanabaena sp. ABRG5-3 genome:
- the dnaK gene encoding molecular chaperone DnaK, with product MSKVIGIDLGTTNSCVSVLEGGKPVVISSAEGGRTTPSIVAFVKDSNERIVGQVAKRQSVTNSVNTVYSIKRFIGRGWAETEDERRRVPYTAVKGKDDTVDVQIGDRAYTPQEISAMILQKLKQDAENYLGEEVTQAVITVPAYFTDTQRQATKDAGAISGMEVLRIVNEPTAAALAYGLDKQDQDQIVLVFDLGGGTFDVSVLQLGDGIFEVKATSGNNHLGGDDFDAAIVDWLIADFKEKEGIDLSTDKTAIQRLKEAAEKAKIELSSAPSTLISLPFIAANETGPKTIELDFTRSKFDEITAHLVKATLEPTAQALKDAGLLPKEINRIILVGGSTRIPSVQEAISKFFDGKKPDQSVNPDEAVAIGAAVQAGILGGEVKDLLLLDVIPLSIGLETQGGVFTKNLERNTTIPTSKSQIFSTAVDNQSAVEIHVLQGERAMAKDNKSLGKFELEGIRPAPRGIPQIEVSFDIDANGILKVSARDVDTGVEQSISITNTGGLSPSEIERMRMEAEVYADEDSARRELANMRNQASNLIRTVEEILKDNGPTVISQSMRETPLKNMEILKKLYESEEATYEDLQIAIKPLQQSLFELTQAVEKYSQVERVKQKSSDTLE from the coding sequence ATGTCGAAAGTAATTGGGATTGACCTTGGGACGACAAACAGTTGTGTTTCAGTGTTAGAAGGTGGCAAACCTGTTGTCATCTCTAGTGCAGAAGGAGGACGTACCACACCGAGTATTGTCGCCTTTGTCAAGGATAGCAATGAGCGGATTGTTGGTCAGGTTGCTAAGCGCCAATCCGTTACTAACTCTGTGAATACGGTTTATAGTATCAAGCGTTTTATTGGTCGCGGCTGGGCAGAAACTGAGGACGAACGCCGCCGCGTTCCTTATACTGCTGTTAAGGGTAAAGATGACACCGTTGATGTGCAGATTGGGGATAGAGCCTATACGCCCCAAGAAATTTCCGCAATGATATTGCAAAAGCTGAAACAAGATGCGGAAAACTATCTAGGCGAAGAAGTAACTCAAGCGGTTATTACCGTACCTGCTTACTTTACTGATACACAACGCCAAGCAACTAAGGATGCTGGGGCTATTTCGGGAATGGAGGTCTTGCGGATTGTCAATGAGCCAACGGCGGCGGCGCTTGCCTATGGCTTGGACAAGCAGGATCAAGATCAGATTGTTCTAGTGTTTGACCTTGGTGGCGGTACATTCGATGTGTCCGTACTGCAACTAGGGGATGGTATTTTTGAAGTTAAGGCAACTTCAGGGAATAATCACCTTGGGGGTGATGACTTTGACGCAGCGATCGTCGATTGGCTGATTGCTGACTTTAAGGAAAAAGAGGGTATTGATTTATCAACGGATAAGACGGCGATCCAGCGACTTAAAGAAGCTGCCGAAAAAGCTAAGATCGAGCTATCTAGCGCTCCTTCCACCTTAATTAGTTTGCCATTCATTGCGGCTAATGAGACTGGACCTAAGACCATTGAGCTAGATTTTACCCGTTCTAAGTTTGACGAGATTACTGCACATCTAGTAAAAGCAACCCTTGAACCAACCGCCCAAGCGTTAAAAGATGCAGGGTTGCTGCCCAAGGAAATTAATCGCATTATTTTAGTTGGTGGCTCGACGCGGATTCCTTCAGTTCAGGAGGCAATTTCTAAGTTCTTTGACGGCAAAAAGCCAGATCAATCGGTTAATCCCGATGAAGCTGTAGCGATCGGTGCAGCCGTGCAAGCAGGAATTCTCGGTGGTGAGGTTAAAGATCTCTTGCTACTTGATGTTATTCCACTCTCCATTGGGCTAGAAACTCAAGGTGGCGTATTTACGAAAAATTTAGAACGCAACACCACGATCCCTACCAGCAAGTCACAGATTTTCTCCACTGCCGTTGACAACCAATCGGCTGTAGAAATCCATGTCCTACAGGGTGAACGTGCTATGGCAAAGGATAATAAGAGCCTTGGCAAGTTTGAGCTAGAGGGTATACGTCCTGCTCCGCGAGGTATTCCTCAGATCGAAGTATCCTTTGATATTGATGCTAACGGCATTCTCAAGGTTTCAGCCCGTGATGTGGATACTGGAGTTGAGCAAAGTATCAGTATTACCAATACAGGTGGCTTGAGTCCCAGTGAAATTGAAAGAATGCGGATGGAAGCCGAGGTCTATGCTGATGAGGACTCGGCTCGTCGCGAACTTGCCAACATGCGGAACCAAGCCTCGAATCTGATCCGCACCGTTGAAGAGATCCTTAAAGATAATGGTCCTACGGTAATCAGTCAGAGTATGCGTGAGACTCCTCTCAAAAATATGGAAATACTCAAGAAATTGTACGAATCAGAAGAAGCTACCTATGAGGATTTACAAATTGCCATCAAGCCATTACAGCAGTCTTTGTTTGAACTAACTCAAGCTGTAGAAAAATACTCTCAAGTTGAGCGTGTCAAGCAAAAGTCTAGCGATACTTTAGAATAA
- the accD gene encoding acetyl-CoA carboxylase, carboxyltransferase subunit beta — MSLFDWFAETRSRASEAYRRKTPNLNQDSQEREIPDGLWHKCSSCGALTYVKDLKTNLMVCPECGHHNQVNAYERIAQLIDAGTWEEMDADLTSCDPLGFKDRKPYSDRIKEYRQKTGLSDGVITGTGKIDGCDAALAVMDFRFMGGSMGSVVGEKITRMLETATAKRYPALIFCASGGARMQEGILSLMQMAKTSAALERHRQANLLYIPILTNPTTGGVTASFAMLGDLILAEPKALIGFTGRRVIEQTLKQKIPDGFQSSEYLLDHGFVDAVVPRTKLKQSLAMILKMHQPQTDIASDRHLNGAVKSGIDIVSEASLASEV; from the coding sequence ATGTCACTGTTTGATTGGTTTGCTGAAACACGCTCTCGCGCTAGTGAAGCATATCGCCGCAAAACCCCTAATTTAAATCAAGACTCTCAAGAACGTGAAATTCCTGATGGTTTGTGGCACAAATGTTCGAGTTGTGGCGCTTTGACCTATGTCAAGGACTTGAAAACTAATTTGATGGTTTGTCCTGAATGTGGTCATCACAATCAAGTTAATGCCTATGAGCGCATAGCCCAACTGATCGATGCAGGCACATGGGAAGAGATGGATGCAGATTTAACTTCCTGTGATCCGCTAGGTTTTAAAGATCGCAAGCCCTATAGCGATCGCATCAAAGAATATCGGCAAAAAACAGGCTTAAGTGATGGGGTAATCACTGGAACTGGCAAGATTGATGGTTGTGACGCAGCCCTTGCGGTAATGGATTTCCGCTTTATGGGCGGCAGTATGGGATCGGTCGTCGGCGAAAAGATTACCCGTATGCTGGAAACTGCGACAGCAAAACGTTATCCTGCTTTAATTTTCTGTGCATCTGGTGGGGCGCGGATGCAGGAAGGGATTTTGAGCTTAATGCAAATGGCAAAGACTTCGGCAGCTTTGGAGCGCCATCGTCAAGCTAATTTGCTATATATTCCCATTTTGACTAATCCGACAACGGGCGGTGTAACTGCAAGTTTTGCGATGCTTGGGGATCTTATCTTGGCAGAGCCAAAGGCATTAATCGGATTTACAGGTCGTCGTGTTATTGAGCAGACGCTTAAGCAAAAAATTCCTGATGGGTTCCAATCGTCGGAATATTTGCTCGATCATGGGTTTGTGGATGCGGTTGTACCAAGAACTAAGCTCAAGCAAAGTCTTGCCATGATTTTAAAAATGCACCAACCTCAAACTGATATTGCTAGCGATCGCCATCTTAATGGTGCTGTTAAGTCGGGAATTGATATTGTGTCCGAGGCAAGCTTAGCCTCTGAGGTTTAG
- the nagA gene encoding N-acetylglucosamine-6-phosphate deacetylase — protein sequence MTGLRTIICSTQGAIDLQINGALGIPFNDLNRDRAAKLPEICRFLYQQGLDGFLPTLVTTSIEQFHRSLSFLAEAIAYQKQHPDPHEAKILGVHLEGPFLHPAKRGAHPQEYLLSRLNFNTLRRVLGDYTDIIKLVTLAPELDPSGETIQYLRDRHIIVSLGHSTANAEQTRTAIAQGATMVTHAFNAMPSLHHRDVGLLGEAILSDRVWCGLIADGIHVSPEMIKLLYQMKKQIFLVSDALAPLGLPDGTYPWDDRQITIKNGTARLPDGTLSGTTLPLINAVNNLIEWGVCEPENAIKLVIEAPRLAINLEIDQNAPQRLTWCSYSFSCPAPPNFKSVRTSWVCEVN from the coding sequence ATGACAGGGTTACGCACAATTATCTGTTCTACTCAAGGAGCGATCGATCTCCAAATTAATGGAGCATTAGGAATTCCTTTTAATGACTTAAATCGCGATCGCGCCGCTAAGTTACCAGAAATTTGTCGATTTCTCTATCAACAAGGACTAGATGGCTTTTTACCTACCCTCGTTACAACTTCTATTGAGCAGTTCCATCGATCGCTATCTTTCCTAGCTGAAGCGATCGCCTATCAAAAGCAACATCCCGATCCTCATGAAGCCAAAATTTTAGGAGTCCATCTCGAAGGACCTTTTTTGCATCCCGCTAAACGTGGAGCACATCCGCAAGAATATCTATTATCACGTCTTAATTTCAATACATTACGACGGGTACTAGGTGATTACACTGACATTATTAAACTAGTTACTCTTGCACCCGAACTCGATCCATCAGGGGAAACGATTCAATATTTACGCGATCGCCATATCATCGTTAGTCTAGGTCACTCTACGGCAAATGCAGAGCAAACAAGAACAGCGATCGCTCAAGGGGCAACGATGGTCACTCATGCCTTTAATGCCATGCCAAGTTTGCATCATCGCGATGTGGGGTTATTAGGCGAAGCAATTTTAAGCGATCGGGTTTGGTGCGGATTAATCGCTGATGGAATTCATGTTTCGCCCGAAATGATCAAACTGCTCTATCAGATGAAAAAACAAATTTTTCTGGTCAGTGATGCCCTTGCGCCCCTTGGTTTGCCCGATGGCACTTATCCTTGGGACGATCGCCAAATTACGATTAAAAATGGCACTGCGCGATTACCCGATGGCACGCTCTCAGGTACGACACTGCCCTTAATCAACGCAGTCAATAATCTGATCGAGTGGGGAGTTTGTGAGCCAGAAAATGCTATTAAATTAGTGATCGAAGCTCCACGCCTTGCCATAAATCTTGAAATCGATCAAAATGCGCCTCAGAGGCTCACTTGGTGCAGTTACTCGTTCTCTTGTCCTGCTCCACCCAATTTTAAATCCGTCCGTACTTCTTGGGTTTGTGAAGTTAATTGA
- a CDS encoding Uma2 family endonuclease yields the protein MTVQLLTQNQNKLANKFLLTTQQYHLMHEAGVFQEGDRIELINGEITTMSPIGRKHATCVARLNAIFTNRLFGKAIIWPQNSIRLHENSEPQPDIAILKFRDDFYEEGLPTADDILLIIEVADSSIDYDREVKAPLYAVAGIPEMWLFDVNKKAIEGYSQPSANGYKLIRRYDENDTLSILAFPDVTFNWNELF from the coding sequence ATGACAGTTCAATTGCTTACGCAAAACCAGAATAAGTTGGCGAATAAGTTCCTATTGACGACCCAGCAATATCATCTCATGCACGAAGCTGGGGTTTTCCAAGAGGGCGATCGCATTGAGCTAATTAACGGAGAAATTACAACCATGTCCCCAATTGGTAGAAAACACGCTACTTGTGTTGCTCGACTGAATGCAATATTTACTAATCGTCTTTTTGGCAAAGCTATCATCTGGCCACAAAACTCAATTCGTCTACATGAAAACTCTGAGCCACAACCAGATATTGCCATCTTGAAATTTCGCGATGACTTTTATGAAGAGGGCTTACCAACAGCAGATGATATTTTGTTAATCATTGAGGTTGCTGATAGTTCCATTGATTATGATCGCGAAGTAAAAGCACCTCTGTATGCGGTGGCGGGAATTCCTGAGATGTGGTTGTTTGATGTGAATAAAAAAGCGATCGAGGGATATTCGCAACCATCGGCAAATGGATATAAGTTAATTAGGCGTTACGATGAGAATGATACTCTATCAATTCTTGCTTTTCCTGATGTGACTTTCAATTGGAATGAATTATTTTAA
- a CDS encoding IS4 family transposase: MKEINLFREKLHEHLQWNGARLAFVSMFLIALMRVKTVNLTEIATGFSGKAKVESHYKRLQRFFREFEVDYESIALMVVKVMKIPEPWVISIDRTDWKFGKMVFNVLTLGVVHHGIAFPLVWMMLDKKGNSNTRERCELCNRFLEIFGDGKIDFLTADREFVGEEWFDYLLCDPSTRFRIRIRKNTLLDDGQKQLRADVCFQDLQVGQSKVLSKPRLVWQHWLYIAAMRLDDGDLLIVATAHDHNRAIADYAKRWAIETLFGCFKSRGFCLEATHIQHPERLSKLIALLTLALCWAFSSGLWLAQINPLKPKKHGRLPKSIFRLGFDFLRHFIFDLHLNSQAFFNSIKFLSCT; the protein is encoded by the coding sequence GTGAAAGAGATTAACCTATTTCGCGAAAAGTTGCATGAGCATCTGCAATGGAATGGAGCAAGACTAGCATTTGTATCGATGTTCTTGATTGCACTAATGCGAGTAAAGACAGTAAACCTAACCGAAATCGCTACAGGATTTAGTGGTAAAGCCAAAGTCGAATCGCACTATAAGCGGTTACAGAGATTTTTTCGAGAGTTTGAAGTGGACTATGAAAGCATCGCTTTAATGGTCGTCAAAGTGATGAAAATACCCGAACCATGGGTAATTTCCATCGACCGCACCGATTGGAAATTCGGCAAGATGGTGTTTAATGTGCTGACCTTGGGAGTAGTGCATCACGGTATCGCCTTCCCGTTGGTATGGATGATGCTGGACAAAAAAGGTAACTCGAACACCCGTGAACGATGTGAATTGTGTAATCGATTTCTGGAAATATTTGGAGACGGCAAAATCGACTTTTTGACCGCAGACCGTGAATTTGTGGGGGAAGAATGGTTTGATTACTTGCTTTGTGACCCATCTACCCGTTTTCGTATCCGTATTCGCAAAAACACCTTGCTTGATGATGGGCAGAAACAACTACGGGCTGATGTTTGTTTCCAAGATCTCCAAGTTGGTCAATCAAAAGTATTGTCCAAGCCCAGACTAGTTTGGCAACATTGGCTTTATATTGCGGCTATGCGTCTTGATGATGGTGATTTGTTAATTGTTGCCACTGCTCATGACCATAATAGGGCTATTGCTGACTATGCTAAGCGTTGGGCGATTGAGACTTTATTTGGGTGTTTTAAATCTCGTGGCTTTTGTTTGGAGGCTACTCACATTCAACACCCTGAACGCCTTTCTAAACTTATTGCTTTACTAACTCTGGCTTTATGTTGGGCTTTTTCTTCTGGGCTTTGGCTTGCTCAAATCAATCCCCTCAAACCTAAAAAACATGGTCGCTTACCTAAAAGTATTTTTCGTCTTGGTTTTGATTTCCTGCGTCACTTCATCTTTGACTTACATCTCAATTCCCAAGCCTTCTTTAACTCCATTAAATTTTTGTCCTGTACTTAG
- a CDS encoding HNH endonuclease, whose protein sequence is MPIPDSTRQIIRERAGFLCEYCHSSERLSASRFTIDHVIPASLGGSDDIDNLALACRRCNERRYNFVAGFDVETQQIVPVFNPRKQDWAEHFIWTAGGTVIKGVTPIGRATCDRFDLNDMRYPEGDSIRSTRQFWIQTGLHPPSLDPIET, encoded by the coding sequence ATGCCAATCCCTGATTCAACTAGACAAATTATTCGGGAAAGAGCAGGGTTTCTTTGTGAATACTGTCACTCATCTGAAAGACTCAGTGCATCTCGATTTACGATTGATCATGTCATTCCTGCTTCGCTAGGTGGATCTGATGATATTGATAATCTTGCGCTTGCTTGCCGTCGTTGCAATGAGAGGCGATATAACTTTGTAGCTGGGTTTGATGTAGAAACACAACAAATTGTCCCCGTTTTCAATCCGCGAAAACAAGATTGGGCTGAACATTTTATTTGGACTGCTGGCGGAACTGTAATTAAAGGTGTGACACCAATCGGAAGGGCTACTTGCGATCGCTTTGATCTAAATGATATGCGTTACCCTGAAGGTGATTCGATCCGCAGTACAAGGCAATTTTGGATTCAAACAGGGCTACATCCGCCATCACTTGATCCGATTGAAACATAA
- a CDS encoding BrnT family toxin, with amino-acid sequence MKFEWDNSKAIANFKKHGVSFEEAKTVFDNPLAVIFDDAAHSINEYREIIIGHSLQSRLLIISFTERSNSIRIISARPATRKEREDYERNSL; translated from the coding sequence ATGAAGTTTGAGTGGGATAATTCAAAAGCGATCGCCAATTTTAAAAAGCATGGTGTTAGCTTTGAGGAAGCCAAGACTGTGTTTGATAATCCTCTAGCAGTCATCTTTGATGATGCAGCTCATTCCATAAATGAGTATCGAGAAATCATAATTGGTCACTCGCTCCAAAGTCGTTTATTAATAATTTCTTTTACTGAGCGCTCCAATAGTATTCGTATCATTAGCGCTCGTCCAGCTACTCGAAAAGAACGTGAAGACTATGAACGAAACTCCCTTTGA